The genomic interval ACCGGCGAGCCTTGCCGCCAGTGCGGTACACCGGTTGAAAGCGTGAAACAGGGGCAACGCAGCACCTTTTTCTGCCGACATTGCCAGCATTAGGATGAGGCGAGATCCGCGATGCCGACGTGGCGAGTGCGGGGGTTTTTCCCCGGTTCATCTGCCTCCAATGTGCGGCGTATTTTTCGACGCGACATAAGCGGCGAGTGCGGGGTGATGAGACGCCGCCTTAATCTCCGCTCGTCGCGAGAACTGTCTGCGGCGTCGTCGGGGCGGTATCGATCCTAACCGGCTGGCTGTTGTGCCCGCCGTTTGCGCAGGTATCGCAATCGGAAAAGGGATTCAGAGCAGTTTCTGGCTTAACGCCGCTGTGATCGGGGCCGGTAAAAAATGGGATACGTCGCCGCCGTGACGCGCAACCTCCTTCACCAATGTGGAGGAGATGAACGACCATTTTTCCGACGGCATCAGAAACACGCTTTCCAGCGTTGGCATCAGGTGTGTATTCATCTTGGCCAGCTGTAGTTCGTATTCGAAATCTGAAATCGCCCGCAGGCCGCGCACCAGAATGGTCGCGTGTTGCTGTTTGGCGAAACTGGCCATCAGATCGCTAAAACCAATCACTTCCACATTTTTCAGATGCCCCGTGGCTTGCCGGGCCAGTGCGACGCGCTCATCCAGAGTAAATAACGTGTTTTTGCTGGGGCTGGCGGCTATCGCCAGTATCAGGTGATCGAACATGCGCGCCGCGCGGGTGAGCAAATCCAGATGACCGTTGGTCAGCGGATCGAAGGTGCCGGGGTAAATCGCTCTAGTCTTCATGGTGCTGGCCTTGGTTGCTGAGGTCGCGCTGCTGGTTCAATGCCCACAGGCCAGTATATTTGTTAAAGGTGTACTGTGCATTAACGAGCGCCAGCAAAAAACCCTGTTTCCCGTCCAGCACCCCGCCGCGCAGCAACCAGGTTTTGACGAAGGCGCCCAGGGTGTGAGTCAGAATGGACAGATAGCCGCAGCGTTTCCCCTGCCGGAAGCGTGCCCGGGCCCAGCTTTCGGCATACGCATGTTGTTTTTGCTGGAAGGTGAAAAAATCGCGACACGTCAGATGCTTCAGGTCGCCTTGCAACGTGACGACGCGGGCATTGCCGTAGGCGAGGGATTCGTGCACATCGTTGTCATTGTAATGGTATTGCCGGGAATAGAGACGGATCACATGGTCGGGATACCAGCCGCTGTGGCGCATGAAGCGCCCCAAAAACAGATTGCGGCGGGCACAGCGA from Musicola paradisiaca NCPPB 2511 carries:
- the coaD gene encoding pantetheine-phosphate adenylyltransferase gives rise to the protein MKTRAIYPGTFDPLTNGHLDLLTRAARMFDHLILAIAASPSKNTLFTLDERVALARQATGHLKNVEVIGFSDLMASFAKQQHATILVRGLRAISDFEYELQLAKMNTHLMPTLESVFLMPSEKWSFISSTLVKEVARHGGDVSHFLPAPITAALSQKLL
- a CDS encoding glycosyltransferase family 2 protein, which translates into the protein MSRKRLSVVLISRDAAELLPDCLSSVAWADEIIVLDSGSRDDTVEVARQFGAIVHQTTDWPGYGKQRQRAQQYASGDYIFMLDTDERVTPELRQSIEAVLVSSAADTVYRCARRNLFLGRFMRHSGWYPDHVIRLYSRQYHYNDNDVHESLAYGNARVVTLQGDLKHLTCRDFFTFQQKQHAYAESWARARFRQGKRCGYLSILTHTLGAFVKTWLLRGGVLDGKQGFLLALVNAQYTFNKYTGLWALNQQRDLSNQGQHHED